Within Anopheles nili chromosome 3, idAnoNiliSN_F5_01, whole genome shotgun sequence, the genomic segment ACGTGAGCCTGCTCCGGCAGGTGGTTTTTTGTGCACATCTATGATCACACTTGGCGCACGAGACCGGTTTTTGGAGGAAACGCTGCTACCTACGCCTCGTGCGTTGGAAAAATCATATCGCTGATGATGTGGGGAAATTTCTGTTCAATGCTAATTCTACGTTTGCGTGGGGGAGTGTGTTACGTCATGCGTTAaggtggattttttgttgggaCTCCGCCCATGCCCTAGCTGGTCGGTAGTGAACGTGTTGCACTCGTGTATGCATGTTCGTATGCAACGGAATATGCTAATGAGACCATAAATCTTACGAATCATAGGTGGAACGGTTACAGCTGGCGAGGTGGGTGGATGTTCCCCGCGGAAATCGGCACCGGATCGGCTTATCCATTCCATTACAACctccttttgctccttccatACCATCGTGGAGGGATTTTTAGCGAAtgtggttttgcaaatttgtCGAGCGAACACGTTGTGATACACCCCGATGGGAATTAGTTGCATTATGGCTTTAGCACCTTCCATACAGTGTCATTACTAGGATAGTTAGGCTTTAcattggtttaatttttggtgtgtggtTTTAAATAAGGACATCGTGCAGAGAGGCTTTCTGCTCTCTCTGGTGTTTACAGTTTTAGTAAGGAATACTCCACTATCCAGCATTGATTAAGGTTAACATGATTCAGGGAAACGGAATGTGATCatcaacaacgaaacaaaaaaaaataccctaGAACTGTAAGCATGTAAAGGAGTTGGCtttccaacaacaacaaaaaatgattcgACATGAATATTTAATGGTTCCTTTCTCttgcaagagaaagagattgTTAATGGAATGATTGTATGTACAAAACGATAGCATAACGATAGCACAATGTTCACGATGATACGCGCAAGCGAACCGAGCACAATGGACGAACATTTCGCTTTGGGAACACCATCGTCGGGGCAGGAATGGCCACGGAAAGGGAAACTGTAGGCAGGAAAGGTATACAGCAAATGGGGCGTTGTTTCCCCTGCCGTGGGCTTTTCTCAGCCACCCCGTCGGATGGTGGTTCCCTCTGCTCCACCAGGAGCTCGCGAGGATGTCCGCGACGACGCCTCAAATTCCGAAGTTGTACCGACGAGCTGCGTCCATCGGTTACCAGTaataaaaaccaaatcaaaacgGTATGTTACCAAGAACACCTGTACGATCGTTCGTGGGAATTgcgaaaaaaaccaaaacctaGCCACGCTTGATCTGCGGTTGATCGTGCTGGTCAATACGCGCGTGAgtatgcgtgtgtgagagagatagagagagagatagggagAAAAATTGGGGTGGTAAAAAGTATTTAGCAAAGATTTATCGGCAAACCACTACTACAAAAGGGAGAGAAGAACGATTAAATGGGTTCCAATTGATCGATTGCGAGTTAGAAAAGAATGTCCTCTTTAGGAAAACCATAAGAGAACAAAAACTAGACAAAAATACATCAGTTAGGAACGAGAAACATGGCCTAGATAAAGATCGCAGTGAAAATGAACTACACAAATATATTATACACAAATCTATAGATTAAACCTAAACTAGAACGTAGTAAAGATAGGTcgtgacacaaaaaaaaatcgatgaaagtaaataaaacaatagaCACACCACCcaatacacacatacacacactggGTCATGGGAAATCAAACCCCGAAGTATAGTCTCAAGTACTTCGTCCCTATCccgagaaaaaaggcaacaaccCCTGTGCTCTAACAAGGGCGTTTTAGCTGCCAGGCGCCCCGAGGGAAGGGGAGCAACACCGCGGCACACGTTCGTGATTTCCATGAATGAAACGGCTCTATCACGCGAGGATGATGGCAGCGACAGTGCGGGAAATGAGTTTCCGGTGTGAAAATTCACAACCCAGCAGCCGGCTCGAGTTGAGGAAGCACGGTTAGGAAGAAGCGATGGTAGGAAGCATATGCGTCACTGGCGTGGTACACGCGACCAGGCCACGCGTCATGCTTGTCCGCGCGGTTCTAATTAGTAGCTCAATTAAACCATCCATTCCGAATGGCTGGCAGCCGGTAATGACTTGCGTCGGTTTCTCCCGTCGGAAGCATTAAAGGGTGGGCGGCGATCAAAGTCCTTAaatccagcagcagtagcaagcacacatacacgcacgtaCACGGCTCAAGATAGAAGGCAAGCATTACTCACAACACGTAGCAGATCACGCCCAGACTCCACATGTCGGTGTAGAAGTAGATCTCGTCGAAGTTCAGCACTTCTGGGGCGGCAAACTCGGCCGTTCCGAACATCACTTGCAGCTTCTTGCCCGGATCGTACCGTCGTGCGAACCCAAAGTCGATGATCTTGATCCGATTGCCGGTCTTTGTGAGACAGAGAATATTTTCCGGCTGGTCCGgcaagagagaagaagagacaGGAGAGTTACAAGCTGTGAGGACACTCCCGGATCGGGTGTGAAGGTGCGATTGACTCACCTTCATGTCTAGGTGGATGATGCTCCGGCTGTGAATGTACTCCATGCCCTCGCAGATCTGCCGCATGAAGACGGCACACGCTTTCTCCGTCAGCACGAAATCGTCGTCAATGACGCGCTCGAACAACTCGCCACCTTGAATGCTGCGGACACACagtgagagagcgaacgagaaagGATGAGGGACACGAAGGTCAGCGTCGTCGGATGGGTCTAGGTGAGTCGACTCAGTCGTACCACGGTGGAAATCTGATTTGTGCTTCTATTTTACTTTCTTGCAGGACTAGCACACACCCCCAAGGACGACGCCATACTTACAGCTCGAGAATGACGTAGAATTTGTTCTCGTAGTCGAACGCGTCGTACATCTGGATCAGCCGGGGATGGTGCAGGCAGCTCATGATGTTGATCTCGCGCACCATGTCACCGcggtcctttttcttcttgtacTCCACGATCTTGGCGGCCAGCTCGAGTCCGGTCTTTTTCTCCCGGCAGTGGAACACCGTGCCGTAGGTGCCCCGGCCTAGCTCGGGAAGGATCTCGAACTGGTGCTTTGGGTCGACGTCCAGCTTTAGCTCCACCTCGCGGAACGGGAACGCCGGGTCGAGGTCTGTGGGAGTAGAAGAGAacgtgcaaaagaaaacccgacACCGAGATGGCGGTTTGTTTAGTTGTGCGAGCGCTTAGCGAACGAGATCGTCCTTGGGCTGGACAATTCTCgcatcattttcccaccgtccGATCCCCGActcgtacgtgtgtgtttaCTCGTGGAAACACATCGGAAAACTCGTAACTTTTGCTTGTTGACTCTTTGTCTAATGAATCGTGCGAGGGGGAAAATGGGTCTGTATAGCGTGCGAATGGCGTTTGAGATATTTATGCGTTTTGGGATAGTCTCGTATTTGCGTTGCGGGACACAGAGCCCGCAATGGTTTATTGAGCGAAACAGTGACCaacggaagcgaaacaaaaatccatgACGTTGGAAAGAAGGCGTATCGTGAGTGTTAAGAACCGATCTAAGGTATCCGTGAAGAACAGATAAAGGGGACTTTGCTTTAAGGATTCTCAGTAGGCTGATGTTTGACTTGAACAACGATACGAGATAAGGTTGTTAGCCTAAAGGACAAAAGAATCAAACAAACTGAAGTCGGTTATACTGACACTAGCCTGAATTAGCATTGGataattccattccattcgatTGGAATTCTATTCGATCCTTTAGTGTCTTTTAACTTAACAAATAATCCGTAGTTTATTTTGCGTAAAAAGCATGATTATGTTTAACGGTCCATGATAGAGTTTGACGATCATATGGGAgatttttgacaattttctCACAACTACTCAGAATGGTTGTGATGGTTTTACCGCATAATATTGCAGCCATGTTCTCCAAGCCGTATTGTATTTTTCTCCTAGTAATATTTTGCCAAACGTTTCAACTGCTGCTGCGTATGAGTGGTTACGCTTTATTGCACCACCTGAAGTAACTGAGACGCCACAAAAAAGATAATATAAACCACTCCGAGGAATCCTACTAGTTTTTGACACGTTCACTTGTTCTTGCGCACTGTTTGTTAATGTGACCACAATGTGACCGAAAATGCGTATTTATCACGGCCGTAGACCCACAGCAAACAACACTTTGTAAGTTGTGTAATCACGCGTTCACTACGCATCAGCAGATATTCTTGCAACCCAACTCTATTCACAACGCAATTTTCCCATGATCGGTCCCACAACGTCCATGCTCGCGTTGGATGGTTTTCCATGcgcgttcgctttccacgaTCGACTGAAAACCGAGCACGATCACGTCCCCGGCATCGGTGACCAGCGCGATCGGATCTCTTAATTGGATGAGGTTTGATTCAAAACGACATCGCCCGGGAACGACAGAATGAGATGGAGAAAAGCGAGCACGaatgtgcacgtgtgtgtgtatgtgtttggtCACGTTTAATATTTCGTCCTTTGGCCTCCGCCATTGACCGTGGGGACAGCTTGCGTTGTTCGGCCGCGAGTACTGATGCGCCGTGACAGATCTGCAGACGTGATGGAACGAGACGGGATGTGATGACCGTCGATGAACcttgggcgggaaaatcgggTCACAGTTATGTCGCCTGTCCACCAGCAATGGCGTGGGATCTCCGGAAGGACGCAAACAATGCGCCCACCGGGCGATGAAACGACCTCCGGCTGCAGGTGCACCGCAGAACCGCCGGATCATTTCCGTTCGAGCGTGTCTAGGGGTTTTCCGCACCAGCTCCAAAACATAAAAGAGACGCTCTGTTGTACCCTCCTTGGGGTGGCTTGTAGAGCGGCTGTACCACCCTGGTGGTGGGTCAATAAATCACCTCAATTAGGGAATTAAATGGAGGTGTCCGCGGCGTGTTTGTCGGTGTCTCAGGCCTCGGTGCGGTTTCATTCGGACGCGAGCATCCTACCGTAACCGACGTTTGTGACGAATGGCGTCCGAGCCGCAAGAAACACGTACACGGGTATTTCTGCCGGTTCGAAAGGGTTAATCCTttgagaatggcgtcatgtgGAAAGTGGGAAAACCTACCGAACCGAGCGGCACACGTGCTCTCTCGATTATCCGGTGTTTAACGGGACggtgttttaaattttctgGTAAATCGGAGcgattttgtgtgtgaaatttGGATAAGCGATCGTATGAGTTAAAATAAGGTTTTAAATGCTTTTCCACATGTTGGTGAGCGTGATCAGTGATCTGCTGTAACTGCGATTCAAGGGTTAAGAAAATGTAAGGACTGAGAGTTTAATTGTATCGTTTgccacaacaaaacacacggaGAGTCTGGTCCAATGTTTGCACCCTTACGGCTTGCCATTTCGGCGTTCTGGGAAGCGTTGTAAGAAGCATGCGATCGGCTGCTCGAGATTTGCACTCAAGCATCCGTAAGCACGCCCGAGCGGATGTAAATAAACGTTAAATTATTGTCTCGACCTGCGAAGCCGCGTACTGTAGTAGGAGCAGGAGCCATTTCGAGTGAGATCTTGCCATTTTGGCGCGTGCGTTTTTGTCTTCGATCGTGAAACGAACGCCGGACATGCTCTCGTAAAAATAGAGCACCAAACAAGCGTGTCAGGAGGACGACACGCCGGCGGAAGGAACCGACATCCTGGCACGGTAGATGCGGTTGAAACAATTGAATTTGGGGAGAAATCTCGGCGACGGTGATGGTGACGGTGGCGCAGAAGATCGCCCTCGGAACAGAGAGTTCAAGTGCGCAGCATGCTACACGGTTCGAATGGCACGAAATGTGAGAATGTGGAAACTAATGGCGCTGCTTTCAGCACGATGTGCGGTTTGTGAATGATCCCGACACATGCCGCAGCAGCATATGGTTCTCGCTCAGGGTCACCCGGGGGGAGGAAATCAATTATATTCATAGGTCATGTTGGGACGATGTTtctaatttcatttttcaccttcaTACCAAACATTCCGCACATTTTCGAAAGAAATCTCATCTAAGCGATCGGTATTTTGGTAAGAATCTAACATAAAATACAACATCCTTCTTCGGGAACATCGTTTTGTTCGTACTGAAGAGAAAACTGTTTCCAAATAAACTTCCTGTTGGTGgttttattatatttcttAGAAATGGTGAATAAACTGTGATGCTGCTTATGTTGCTTTAATATAAGATGAGTTCTTTTTGTATCGTTTCTGTATTATAAATCGTCTCACTTGTCGCTATATGTTTGTTACGTAATAaactgaaagaaaaatgtaagaACTGTTAGCATAGTATCGATGCATAAATAAACCATGCTTGGAATAAGAAAAATCTGCTCGAGTCACACTGTTTTAATGTACGTTTTCCCTCCCGACGATCGCCGAAAGAGTAATATGTaccttcgcttttcttcgcatGGCGCACATCTTGCCGCACAACATTGTTTTCCCACTGGTTTTTCATCTTCTCGATCTCAACGGTACGCCGGTGGCCGGTTGAATCTATTTTCGGCATTGACCCGCGCCACCGATTGTCCGCGTGTCCGGTGATATTCGCGGACACTGGCGCGAATGCGAGTGCGATCCCCGAACAGCTGTGGCGGGGGTTGGTtgataaaatgaaagaaaaacatacatacgGGCACATACATCCCGGATGAAAATCCCATTTCCCGCAAAGCCCCTACGTTATATCCACGATCGTGCGCCACTATGGGGTTTTCCGCAGGACACAgaggtttgtttgttgaaagaAAACGTTGAAAGAATGTAACTGAAAGAACGATTAAATATAATTACGACTAATCAGAAGTGTTCGAATCATTTTTAATCTGAATcagatttttttcttgattttcttgcatttattgcattttttactAGAGCAGTCCGTCCATTTCGACAATCTCTGTCGCTGGCTCCGCGCGCTCGAAATGAAGATTTTTGCGAAACCCAAGAACGAGCCAAATTGACGAGATTTGTAACAGGGTCACAGGAAACATAGCAGGTAGATCACTGGTAGCAATGCGGTAGCACTAgcgttctcgctcgcaccggtTATCGATCGTGGGAGCGGGACAACCCGATCAACCGATGCGGATCAACGTACACAGCCTGCTATGATGCATGCGCTCCCGTTACTTTCGTTGTTCGTCGCGGTGcaaaatttcattattttggGGGGCTTTTTTGGATATTTGCTTAAAATTTCGCAATAAAGCAAACATCTGTTCTCGGTGAAGGCGCAATTCGCACTGCTGATAACATTTAATTGGATATTGGATTTATTTTGGAAGAAACAATTGGCACGTGGTCGTCAGCGGCAACAACGCCCCAAAACGAGAAGGAagatgttttcctttcgcgttCTGAGCAAGCGTCATGATTGGGCGAATCGATTATCAACAGCACTATGGAACTGTCGGTGACACATAGCAACTGTTTATATTCATCACTTTAATATCATCTtgttttcatacaaaaaactgcaaaacatCGATTTACGGAACAGAAACGCATTGCTCAAAATTTTCTACATCGCCGTGGGCGAATAATGTAACATTTATATGCAACAAAATGATTTAAGCCGGAAGGCAATCTCATAATATTTGGCCACCAAGAAGATCATAGTGCGCACTAAATTTGCGAGCAACAGCCGATCGAGGCAAAAAGAGATGGGATGCGGATAATCGCGTGCCGGAAAGAACGACGATATGGACTGATAATGGAAGAGCATGCTAGAGATCATAGTGCTATTGGAGCAATCATAGTTGCAATGCGCGGAAGTGAGAAGGAATTGGCAGCAATATATGCGAAGCGGATACCAGCTGGTTGCAGCCTCTTTGGTACATGTTCTCCTGGTATCTTTAACGGTATTTTGGATAGCAAATTTTGTCGTCGAAAACGCCTTTCGCTGAGCGTCGACGTTACGCGCGTTCGTTCTTCGCTGGTTTCGGTGTTTCTGGATTCTGGTGGAGTTTTCATCTCAATTTCGATCATTTTCGATACTTTTTCATCCCGTTTAAAATTCTGTGCATCTCTGCATCGtatgaaatttcatttcctcgTTCGTTATTTTGATCTTTCGACGACTTTTCGCACATTTTTGGCCATATTTTCTCCCCCACAGTGCGGCTTGTTGCAGATAGGAATGCGCCGAGACGACATTAACGGCCTAGGGAGGgcataaaaaggaaaatgtcTGTTTTCTTGTGCTTTTGGCACTTTCTCCTCGACCAATCCCGTACATCGCTTCCTGCATCCGAAAGGAAGTAACAATTTTCGAACGTCACACATCTGTTTTCCACCGCGGTGTGATCCGTTTCGTGGACTATCGCATCGATTCCGGTCCATCTGGAAAACATCCCCGCCATCGTGTGACAAAAATTGTCGCTCACACTCTGCTTTAATGGTGTGTGCGTCTAAACCTCTCATACACGTTTCCCAGGGCAGTTGGGGTTTTtaaggggcattttttttgttcaggagctctctttcgctcgcggAAAAAAGCACTCGCCCCAGCCAAACAGGAAATGTTCGTGTCAATCGTTTCACACCCCCATCCTGCTTGCCGTGCTTTTGCGTGATCCTTTTGCGAACCGATGGGGTTTGTATTTGGCACGACTCCACCATTGGCCGCCAACGGTGGATGTGGTGCAGAAAATGTGACCACgagacgaaacgaaacggccaACTTTTGGGACATTATTTACGGGTTCAGGGGGACCGGCCAGAGAGCGATCCCAAGGCGTGAAGAAGCTAAAAGATCAAGTGCAAGGCAGTCCGTTGATTCATTGTCAGCTGATGTGCGGGAACGGTGTTCGAATCTACCTCTGTCCCGTGTAAAGCAATTAGTCCTCAACTCCACGACCGGTGGTGAGTGCGATTCACCAGGTTGGTTGAGGAAAACCGTTGCTTTAGTCGCGGCACTGTTCGCTCGTGTCGATTTTCCACTACGCAGAAGGAATTGACAGCAACACACAAAGCGAACAAGGCATCATGATTGAGTCGTGGTTTTGATATTCTTTGCTTACCATATAGTGGTCACAATATCGTGGGATGGGCTTGGAATCTAAGCAGTTTTGATT encodes:
- the LOC128723633 gene encoding myosin light chain kinase, smooth muscle-like; this translates as MYKVDENYPIKDLDPAFPFREVELKLDVDPKHQFEILPELGRGTYGTVFHCREKKTGLELAAKIVEYKKKKDRGDMVREINIMSCLHHPRLIQMYDAFDYENKFYVILELIQGGELFERVIDDDFVLTEKACAVFMRQICEGMEYIHSRSIIHLDMKPENILCLTKTGNRIKIIDFGFARRYDPGKKLQVMFGTAEFAAPEVLNFDEIYFYTDMWSLGVICYVLLSGLSPFVGRDDQATMYNVLQGTYSFEYKSFDAVSESAKDFVRKLLVRDGERRLTARKALRHPWLAETTAQSTTELSVTKTKLKRYVIKKRWIKAVNTIIALRRMGARIDYDLV